The DNA segment gacctacatctccgcccatacaacgcttcataaggagccataccaATGTTGGCCTGagagctgttattgtaagcaaattctataagtggcaagtgatcatcccaattacctccaaaatctataacacacACACGCAACATATCTTCGAGAGTCTGAATGGTCCTTTCTGCATGGCCATCAGTCTGTGGATGGAAAGTAGTTCTTAAATTGACCTTGGTACCTAATTTTTTCTGAAATACCTGCTAAAAATGCACCGTGAATTGAGGGCCTATGTCagatatgattgaaactggagtacCATACAATCagactatttctttgatgtacAATTGCGCATACTGCTCTGCGGAATCTGTCGTCTTTACTGGTAGGAAATGCGCGGACTTTGTCAGTCGGtctacaataacccaaattgaatcatgTTTACAGTACGTGCGAGGTAGACCTActacgaaatccatattaatcatctacCACTTCCACTGTCGTATCTCTATATCTTGAGCTATGCCACAAGGCCTCTAATGCTCGACTTTGACTTGCTAGCAATTTAAACATTTAGCCACATgatctgctacttgtttcttcatgCCTTTCCACCAATACAACTCTTTCAAATCTAGATACATTTTGGTAGTACCTGGGTAGATAGAGTACCTCGAACTGTGAGCTTCTTCCATTATGGCTTTCCTAAGACCATCTACATCAGGCACACATAAccgatcattcaacttcaaaacttcGTCACTTCCTAGAGTGAAAGTAGTAATTTCTTTGCTTCtgactccttcttttaatttcactaagTACGGATCTTCCTCTTTCTTAGCCTTAACATGCATAAGGGAGGATTGCGTTAAGGCATAAGCAGTTATACCTCCTTCTTCGGTCTCATCCAATCTAATTCCATCATTTgctagtttttgaatttctcgacCCAAAAATCTCCTTTGTACTGCAAGATGGACCAAGATACCCATTGACCTCCTACTAAGTGCATCTTCTACCACATTAGCTTTTCCCGGGTGATAAAGGATATttatgtcataatctttcaatagctcgagccaccttctttgtctcaaatttaattctttttgcttgaaaatgtactggAGGCTTTTGTGATCTGTAAAGACTTCAGAATGCTCGCCATAAAAGTAGGGTCGCCATATTTTTATTGCAAATACCACTGCTGCAAGCTCCAAGTCGTGTgtggggtagttcttttcatgattctttaactgcctagaagcataagcaataacttttctatttttgcataagaacacaaccaaggcccactctggaggcatcacaatacattgtGAACCCACCCGAACCTGTCGGCAAGGTTACCACAGGTGGAgtggtcaacctcttctttaactcttgaaaactctgctcacaagcatctgaccattggaacttaactgctttctaagtcaacttagttaatggagatgcaagtgaggaaaacccctctacaaaccttctatagtagccagctaaccccaagaaactcctgatttCGGTTGTCGTTATTGgcctaggctagttcttgacaaCTTTTGTCTTCTGAGGGTCTACTTTTATTCCTTCACTAgataccatgtggcctaagaattccactgactgcaaccagaactcacattttgaaaacctACCATAAGGCTCATTCTCCTTCAAGGTCTGCAAGGCTATTCTGAGGTGTTATGCATGATCTTCCTTGCTCTTggagtacaccaaaatatcgTCTATAAACACAATAATAAAAGTATCTAGGAATGGCTTGAAAACTCTGTTCATAAGGTCTATGAATGCAGCTGGAGCATTTGTTAACCCGAAAGACATcactagaaattcatagtgcCCGTAGCGAGTTCGAAATACTATTTTAGATATATCTTCTTCCctgattctcaactgatggtaccccaacctcaagtctatttttgaaaagtactttgcaccttgaagttgatcaaataagtcatcaattcttgacaatgggtacttgttcttaatggtaactttattcaactgccgatagtcgaCACACATTCTGAGAGACCTATCTTTTTTCTTGACAAACAGGACCGGGACACCGCACAGTGAAACACTCGGCCTGATGAAGCCCTTGTCAAGGAGGTCTTTCAACTGTTCTCTCAACTCATTAAGTTTTGCTGGAGCCATCCTATAAAGAGGTATAaatatgggctgagtgcctggcatgaGATCGATGCCAAAGTCTATTATTCTTTCAGGAGGAAGTCCAGGAAGGTCATCTGGGAAAACTTCTAGAAATTCTCTAACAACTGGCATTGACTGAAGAgctggtggttctgattctggGTTAATGATGTAAGCCAAGTAGGCGATACACCCCTTACCGATCATTCGTtgtgccttaaggtaagaaattaACTTACATACAAGCGATGCTGaactacccttccactctaagactTATTCATTTAGAAATTGGAAcctgactatcttggcatgataatctaacatggcatagcaggaagataaccaatccatgatcacatcgaaatcaaccatttctaactctatgAGATCGGCTTTGGTGCTGCAACCTTGGACTAAAACTATAAAACCTCTATAGACTCTTGTGACTTTTATTGACTCGCCAACTGGAGTAGATACTAGGAATGGCTCACTAAGTTGTTCAGGTTCTAGTCCGAggttaattacaaagtatggagtcacatatgaaaacgttgaacctggatccattatggcataagcattatgtgagcagactaaaagtatacctgtaataacttctGCAGATGCCTCTGCACTTTGATGATCAAGTGTAGAAAACAAACGGGGTTGTCCCCCTCTCTGAGTAACTCGATATGCACCTTTGCCTGCCCCATGCATGGTCTGATTATGAGAAACACGAGCTTGAGGTGGTGCAACTGCAGTAGCTAAGGAACTAGAAGGATGAGTTGATCCACCATTGAAATTACGTCACAACTTTGGGCAGTTGGCCTTTATATGACCAATGTCTCCACAATGATAGCAACCATGAAACCCGAGCTTGCACTGACCTGAATGTTGCCACTTACATGTTCCACAAAGACCTTGTTAGTATGAGTGTTGTTTAGCATGACTCTGGCTATGTGAGGATGATATCCTAAAATTTTGATTTTGGCGAGACTGGTTTCCATAACT comes from the Nicotiana sylvestris chromosome 4, ASM39365v2, whole genome shotgun sequence genome and includes:
- the LOC138889455 gene encoding uncharacterized protein translates to MANFIPEEDREAKAIEFEQLKQGNKSVQEYCMEFIWLAKHAPHMVKTEKAKIHRFVDGLAYHIKDTTSAAAVGMTVFSSIVGFTKHLEKDRQQRREEKEHNKKARTWGRSNGASSGGGRETSNKESLALALFSHQSGGGFPSNILIVMETSLAKIKILGYHPHIARVMLNNTHTNKVFVEHVSGNIQTMHGAGKGAYRVTQRGGQPRLFSTLDHQSAEASAEVITGILLVCSHNAYAIMDPGSTFSYVTPYFVINLGLEPEQLSEPFLVSTPVGESIKVTRVYRGFIVLVQGCSTKADLIELEMVDFDVIMDWLSSCYAMLDYHAKIVRFQFLNE